The Oryza glaberrima chromosome 9, OglaRS2, whole genome shotgun sequence genome includes a window with the following:
- the LOC127784537 gene encoding uncharacterized protein LOC127784537 isoform X2 has product MAMEAGAPRGAAATTSGGGGGAPEAGAELGSSGAPVTWGRVWRAGQEAAAHALLLCFTALLALKLDGLFRGSWWVLFTPLWLFHAVIARCRFSLPAPSSPQSCQMASCHSIVATPLLVAFELLLCVYLEGHDEPFIDLKLVFLPLLALEIITLVDNFRMCGALMPGHGETMTDEAIWERLPHFWVAISMVFLLAATSLMLLKLCGDAVTLGWWDLFINFGISQCFGFLVCTRWSNPMDIGGPILIIPIVIFQVLLCMRLEGTPSNAKFFPLRAVFLPILLLQVTTVSFAIWIFFERLVTKLRAKKITDGYISISSKIDELFMMMQHGSRLIAWWSIDEDSKEEQAHLCYANNSGYSTFCSYPPEMVKEMPKKVLVKEVQRLQLALGEQTKMAKLSQQQCDKLKNEQILCRICFERDICIVLLPCRHYVLCEACSDKCRSCPICRF; this is encoded by the exons ATGGCAATGGAAGCCGGAGCACcgcggggagccgccgccaccaccagcggcggtggcgggggcgcgCCGGAGGCGGGGGCGGAGCTGGGGAGTAGTGGCGCGCCGGTGACGTGGGGGCGGGTGTGGAGGGCggggcaggaggcggcggcgcacgcgctgCTGCTCTGCTTCACCGCGCTCCTCGCCCTCAAGCTCGACGGCCTCTTCCGCGGCTCGTGGTG GGTGCTATTCACCCCTCTATGGTTGTTCCATGCTGTTATTGCTCGATGTAGATTTTCGTTACCTGCTCCTTCATCACCACAAAGTTGTCAG ATGGCTTCCTGCCATTCCATTGTTGCCACACCATTGCTAGTTGCTTTTGAGCTGCTTCTATGTGTTTATCTGGAAG GTCATGATGAACCTTTTATTGATTTAAAGCTTGTATTCCTTCCACTATTAGCTTTGGAAATCATTACACTTGTTGACAATTTCAG GATGTGTGGTGCACTAATGCCTGGACATGGAGAGACTATGACAGATGAAGCAATTTGGGAGAGGCTTCCT CACTTCTGGGTTGCCATTTCCATGGTATTTCTACTAGCGGCTACTTCACTCATGCTTCTTAAGTTGTGTG GAGATGCAGTTACTCTGGGGTGGTGGGATTTATTCATTAATTTTGG GATTTCGCAGTGCTTTGGCTTTCTTGTCTGCACGAGATGGTCTAATCCAATG GACATTGGTGGCCCTATATTAATAATTCCTATTGTAATTTTTCAAGTTCTTCTGTGTATGCGCCTAGAG GGCACTCCATCTAACGCAAAATTTTTCCCACTCCGAGCTGTTTTCTTACCTATACTTTTGCTTCAAGTGACTACTGTATCGTTTGCTATTTGGATATTCTTTGAAAGGCTTGTTACAAAATTACGAGCTAAAAAGATCACTGACGGATATATTTCTATCTCATCAAAGATTGATGAATTGTTTATGATGATGCAACATGGTTCAAG GCTCATCGCTTGGTGGTCTATTGATGAAGATAGCAAAGAGGAGCAAGCTCATTTATGCTATGCAAATAATTCTGG GTATAGTACCTTTTGCAGCTATCCACCAGAGATGGTAAAAGAGATGCCAAAGAAAGTTCTTGTCAAAGAG GTACAGAGACTTCAATTAGCTTTGGGGGAGCAAACCAAAATGGCTAAGCTTAGTCAACAGCAGTGTGATAAGCTAAAAAAT GAACAGATCCTATGTCGGATATGCTTTGAGAGAGACATTTGCATAGTTCTGCTTCCATGCCGCCATTATGTTCTTTGCGA AGCGTGCTCTGATAAGTGCCGGTCATGCCCAATTTGTCGA TTCTAG
- the LOC127784537 gene encoding uncharacterized protein LOC127784537 isoform X1, translated as MAMEAGAPRGAAATTSGGGGGAPEAGAELGSSGAPVTWGRVWRAGQEAAAHALLLCFTALLALKLDGLFRGSWWVLFTPLWLFHAVIARCRFSLPAPSSPQSCQMASCHSIVATPLLVAFELLLCVYLEGHDEPFIDLKLVFLPLLALEIITLVDNFRMCGALMPGHGETMTDEAIWERLPHFWVAISMVFLLAATSLMLLKLCGDAVTLGWWDLFINFGISQCFGFLVCTRWSNPMDIGGPILIIPIVIFQVLLCMRLEGTPSNAKFFPLRAVFLPILLLQVTTVSFAIWIFFERLVTKLRAKKITDGYISISSKIDELFMMMQHGSRLIAWWSIDEDSKEEQAHLCYANNSGYSTFCSYPPEMVKEMPKKVLVKEVQRLQLALGEQTKMAKLSQQQCDKLKNEQILCRICFERDICIVLLPCRHYVLCEACSDKCRSCPICRVSIENKLPVCDAMSSADSISDTV; from the exons ATGGCAATGGAAGCCGGAGCACcgcggggagccgccgccaccaccagcggcggtggcgggggcgcgCCGGAGGCGGGGGCGGAGCTGGGGAGTAGTGGCGCGCCGGTGACGTGGGGGCGGGTGTGGAGGGCggggcaggaggcggcggcgcacgcgctgCTGCTCTGCTTCACCGCGCTCCTCGCCCTCAAGCTCGACGGCCTCTTCCGCGGCTCGTGGTG GGTGCTATTCACCCCTCTATGGTTGTTCCATGCTGTTATTGCTCGATGTAGATTTTCGTTACCTGCTCCTTCATCACCACAAAGTTGTCAG ATGGCTTCCTGCCATTCCATTGTTGCCACACCATTGCTAGTTGCTTTTGAGCTGCTTCTATGTGTTTATCTGGAAG GTCATGATGAACCTTTTATTGATTTAAAGCTTGTATTCCTTCCACTATTAGCTTTGGAAATCATTACACTTGTTGACAATTTCAG GATGTGTGGTGCACTAATGCCTGGACATGGAGAGACTATGACAGATGAAGCAATTTGGGAGAGGCTTCCT CACTTCTGGGTTGCCATTTCCATGGTATTTCTACTAGCGGCTACTTCACTCATGCTTCTTAAGTTGTGTG GAGATGCAGTTACTCTGGGGTGGTGGGATTTATTCATTAATTTTGG GATTTCGCAGTGCTTTGGCTTTCTTGTCTGCACGAGATGGTCTAATCCAATG GACATTGGTGGCCCTATATTAATAATTCCTATTGTAATTTTTCAAGTTCTTCTGTGTATGCGCCTAGAG GGCACTCCATCTAACGCAAAATTTTTCCCACTCCGAGCTGTTTTCTTACCTATACTTTTGCTTCAAGTGACTACTGTATCGTTTGCTATTTGGATATTCTTTGAAAGGCTTGTTACAAAATTACGAGCTAAAAAGATCACTGACGGATATATTTCTATCTCATCAAAGATTGATGAATTGTTTATGATGATGCAACATGGTTCAAG GCTCATCGCTTGGTGGTCTATTGATGAAGATAGCAAAGAGGAGCAAGCTCATTTATGCTATGCAAATAATTCTGG GTATAGTACCTTTTGCAGCTATCCACCAGAGATGGTAAAAGAGATGCCAAAGAAAGTTCTTGTCAAAGAG GTACAGAGACTTCAATTAGCTTTGGGGGAGCAAACCAAAATGGCTAAGCTTAGTCAACAGCAGTGTGATAAGCTAAAAAAT GAACAGATCCTATGTCGGATATGCTTTGAGAGAGACATTTGCATAGTTCTGCTTCCATGCCGCCATTATGTTCTTTGCGA AGCGTGCTCTGATAAGTGCCGGTCATGCCCAATTTGTCGAGTGAGTATTGAGAACAAGCTACCTGTTTGTGATGCTATGAGTTCAGCTGATTCAATAAGTGATACAGTCTAG